A genomic segment from Desulfobacterales bacterium encodes:
- the coaBC gene encoding bifunctional phosphopantothenoylcysteine decarboxylase/phosphopantothenate--cysteine ligase CoaBC — protein sequence MFKNKQIVLGVCGGIAVYKGVELLRLLKKHGADVRVIMTQNAQQFVCPMTFEVLSEQPVWATLFGSRPDPSIRHISWAEEADAVIIAPATANIIGKLAAGIADDALSTFLLAVTAPVIICPAMNTHMYQSRQVQRNLETLRADGYHIIEPASGKLACGTTGPGRLPEPEALLDRARACLTPKDLAGKRVLVTAGPTREPIDPVRFVSNPSSGKMGFAVARAAEYRGADVTLVTGPVTLTDPENVSVIRISTARQMADAVFEHMDSVDIVIKTAAVSDYRPVDPAAHKIKKQQSEMVLNLTQNPDILKELGRRKTHQILVGFAAETQDLSENAGKKLAAKNLDIIVGNLIGQPASGFETDTNKVTLFFKDGTVLPLPAMEKDEVANVLLDHVKGLRNE from the coding sequence ATGTTCAAAAATAAGCAGATAGTTCTGGGAGTATGCGGAGGGATTGCCGTATACAAGGGCGTTGAATTATTACGGTTGCTGAAAAAGCACGGAGCCGATGTCCGGGTTATCATGACGCAGAACGCGCAGCAGTTTGTTTGTCCGATGACATTTGAGGTTCTGTCTGAACAGCCGGTATGGGCTACCCTGTTCGGAAGCCGGCCGGATCCTTCCATCCGCCATATATCCTGGGCCGAAGAGGCAGATGCCGTAATCATTGCGCCGGCAACCGCCAATATTATCGGAAAACTGGCAGCCGGGATAGCCGATGATGCGCTGAGCACGTTTCTGCTTGCCGTGACCGCACCGGTGATCATCTGTCCGGCCATGAACACGCACATGTATCAAAGCCGTCAGGTTCAGAGAAATCTTGAAACACTGAGGGCTGACGGCTATCATATTATTGAGCCGGCATCCGGAAAACTGGCCTGCGGCACGACCGGACCGGGCCGACTGCCGGAGCCGGAAGCGCTTCTTGACCGGGCCAGGGCCTGTCTGACGCCCAAAGACCTGGCCGGCAAACGGGTGCTGGTAACCGCCGGGCCGACCCGGGAGCCGATCGATCCTGTCCGGTTTGTCAGTAACCCGTCTTCGGGCAAAATGGGATTTGCGGTGGCCAGGGCCGCCGAATACCGGGGGGCAGATGTCACCCTGGTTACAGGCCCTGTGACCTTGACTGATCCGGAAAATGTATCGGTTATTCGTATTTCAACGGCCCGGCAGATGGCCGATGCGGTGTTTGAACATATGGATTCGGTCGATATCGTCATCAAGACAGCAGCTGTGTCCGACTACCGGCCCGTCGATCCGGCGGCGCATAAGATTAAAAAGCAGCAGAGTGAAATGGTTTTGAATCTGACCCAGAATCCGGATATCCTGAAAGAGCTGGGGCGCAGAAAAACGCACCAGATTCTGGTCGGATTTGCCGCAGAGACTCAGGACCTGTCAGAAAATGCCGGCAAAAAACTGGCTGCCAAAAATCTGGATATTATTGTCGGTAATTTGATCGGTCAACCGGCGTCCGGATTTGAGACCGATACCAACAAAGTGACCCTGTTTTTTAAAGATGGCACCGTACTGCCGCTTCCGGCGATGGAAAAGGATGAGGTGGCCAACGTGCTGCTGGATCATGTAAAAGGGCTGAGGAATGAGTGA
- a CDS encoding uracil-DNA glycosylase, whose product MSNSLKNVVAVIDEVKDFLGYVSDTGIRGFDCSPDSLEIIDRWRKPESVGIETLEDIRHALGDCRRCRLCGNRRHIVFGEGNPHARLAFVGEAPDQDEDAQGAPFSGAAGQLLTKIIQAIKLSRDQVYICNIIKCRPPEDRDPEPEEIGACLPFFQRQIDAIQPEFICALGPLAAQTLLAATEPVSNLRGRFYDYRGIQVLPTYHPLYLLRNPDKKRDVWEDMKMLMEKMGIERD is encoded by the coding sequence ATGTCCAATTCCCTGAAAAATGTAGTTGCTGTCATCGATGAGGTTAAAGATTTCCTCGGGTATGTGTCCGATACCGGAATCCGCGGGTTTGACTGCAGCCCTGACAGCCTCGAGATCATCGACAGATGGAGAAAACCGGAATCGGTTGGAATCGAAACCCTGGAGGACATCCGTCATGCGCTGGGCGACTGCCGGCGGTGCAGGCTCTGCGGGAATCGACGGCATATCGTGTTCGGGGAGGGCAACCCGCATGCCCGGCTGGCTTTTGTCGGTGAAGCGCCGGATCAGGATGAAGACGCTCAAGGGGCACCGTTTTCCGGTGCTGCCGGCCAGCTGCTGACCAAAATCATCCAGGCGATCAAGCTGAGCCGTGATCAGGTGTATATCTGTAATATCATCAAATGCCGCCCACCGGAAGATCGAGATCCCGAACCTGAAGAAATCGGCGCCTGCCTTCCGTTTTTTCAGCGTCAAATTGATGCGATTCAGCCTGAATTCATCTGCGCATTGGGGCCATTGGCTGCTCAGACCCTTCTGGCTGCCACCGAGCCTGTTTCAAATCTCAGAGGCCGTTTTTATGATTATCGGGGAATACAGGTATTGCCGACATATCATCCGTTATATCTTCTTCGAAACCCGGACAAAAAACGGGACGTGTGGGAAGATATGAAGATGCTGATGGAAAAAATGGGAATTGAAAGGGACTGA
- a CDS encoding Rho termination factor N-terminal domain-containing protein, whose product MAKTKIDKEKPLEKMTAKELRELAIQLPEITGVHGLNKAELISEIKKARGIPEDAGKKSNDSNRETKDKIRDLRVRLEAYLKADDSRMAGIFKKRINQLKKKTRREA is encoded by the coding sequence ATGGCAAAGACAAAGATCGATAAAGAAAAACCGCTGGAAAAAATGACTGCGAAGGAACTCCGGGAACTTGCTATACAACTGCCTGAAATTACGGGTGTTCATGGTTTGAATAAAGCCGAGCTGATCAGTGAAATCAAAAAGGCGAGAGGCATTCCGGAAGATGCCGGCAAAAAGTCGAATGATTCGAATCGGGAAACCAAGGATAAGATCAGAGACCTGCGGGTCAGGCTGGAAGCGTACTTGAAAGCAGACGATAGCCGAATGGCGGGTATTTTCAAAAAACGTATCAATCAGCTCAAGAAAAAGACCCGAAGAGAGGCATGA
- a CDS encoding haloacid dehalogenase has translation MNHQRETVIDPASVAFDIDGVFADTMRLFLDIARQDYHIDHIRYEDITSYHLEQCLQMDPSVINAIVRQILDGTYSVALRPISGAPEVMTRLARRHSPVLFVTARPYPGPICDWLQQVLPLESVSVDVITTGSFEAKPQVLVSRNITCFVEDRLETCFAVKEAGVTPVLFKQPWNRESHPFAEVSDWCELESLIEY, from the coding sequence ATGAACCATCAGAGAGAAACCGTGATTGATCCAGCATCTGTGGCATTTGATATTGATGGCGTGTTTGCCGATACCATGAGGCTGTTTCTGGATATTGCCCGTCAGGACTATCATATCGATCATATCCGATATGAGGATATTACGTCTTACCACCTTGAGCAATGCCTTCAAATGGACCCGAGCGTTATCAATGCCATTGTCAGACAGATTCTGGATGGGACGTATTCGGTAGCCTTGCGGCCCATTTCCGGTGCGCCGGAAGTGATGACCCGGTTGGCCAGGCGACACAGCCCGGTTCTTTTTGTCACGGCACGCCCCTATCCGGGACCGATTTGTGATTGGCTGCAGCAGGTTCTGCCACTTGAATCCGTATCGGTAGATGTCATCACGACCGGCTCGTTCGAGGCAAAGCCACAGGTGCTGGTCAGCAGAAATATCACCTGTTTTGTCGAAGACAGGCTTGAAACCTGTTTTGCGGTAAAAGAAGCCGGGGTGACACCCGTACTGTTCAAACAGCCGTGGAACAGGGAAAGCCATCCGTTTGCAGAGGTGAGCGACTGGTGCGAGCTTGAATCACTGATTGAATATTAA